The nucleotide sequence AGTGCGCCAGTGCTTCGTCGTGATGAAGAATTCGTGCACACCGAGTGACGCCGTGCGCCGAGGAGAAATATGTTCGTGAACGTGTGGTCGCGGCAAAGTGCAAAAAAGTTGTAAAAGTTATGCGCGATAAGCCGACTTTTCCAAGCCTCGACAAGCATCAGCCTCGTAAAACTAACACCGTCAAAATTTCGTAAGAGAAACCGCAAGCTTCTGATTGTCCTCGGGAGGATCGACACCCGAGTTTTTTTCCCGGAGATGTCCGAAACGGAGCAGAAGCAGCCGACGGTGGCTGCGCCGCCTCCGACGCCGGCCGTAACGCAGGTGACGATCCAGCCGCCGGTGCTGCAAGTCGCCTCGCGGATGCTGCGCTCCCCGAGCCACGAAAGCGTCACCACAGACCTGTCGCTCTTCAGCGTCTCCTCGATAGCCAGCGACGCGAAATGCGCGAACCGTCTGGCGACCTTCAAGTCCTACAGCGACGTACACCTCTCGGGTAGAGGACCTTCGCCGAACCCCGACTCCAGACTGCAGATACAGGGCAACAGGTGAGCGCGATGCAGATCGTCGCTTATTCCTTCCGTGCTGATATGAGATTTgcaattttaaaacaattactCTTGAATTTCACGCTGCACCAAGCTAgatctcgcgcgctcttgtGCGCTACGAGATTAAGAGTGCTCCACACCTTGAGTGACCCGCCACCTAGCGAAGAAaacgttttttgtttattataattaattgactAACTTTATCATCGTAAATCgagtttcaaaaattaaataataacggCTTGTTTCGtcggaaaaagtaaaattgtaGTTAGCAAAATGGTCACTGCTTCTTAAAATTTGTCCGACagaataaaatgtgaatttaaacttttacctaataaacttaattttgtaatattccTTGATACAGACTACACTTGCTGAAACTCACTAACACCCACTTTTCAACCTTtaagtttgtttaaattattaatggtTATTCAGACGTAACGTGGGGGCGCTGCTAAAAATTCGAACTTCTAGCATAAGTGTGGAGCACTCTTAAACTCAGCCGACTCAGGCCGGGTTGTGGATTTCATTATATGATACTCCGGGGACTGCACGTTCCAAAGCTTAATTGGAATCGCGCGACGTATTCTCTTCCCGTCACGCCAGATTCGGATCGTAGCCTTATTCATTGCGTGAATACTTTCTACTACGCTTGAATTAATTGCACTGAATATGCATCGTATTTCTGTATTCCATTGCTCGTACTGCAATATATCTTCGCAATATCTTCAACGCGTAAAAAAGTGACGAGCCTAAAAGCATCGCTAACGGCAACAGGTGAACGCAGGAATGAAACACGTTGATACTCGGGCTAGCGATGCGAAGGGGGACGAGTGCGGTAGCACTCTCAGCCGTCGTGCGCTCGAAAACGTGAGTGCGAACACGATGCGACTTTTCCGCGCGCTGCTTGGTCGATGGTGAACGAGCACCTCGATTACACCTTGTGTTTGGGTTAATACAGTGCGTACATAGACGTAGCTCATGGCTTGCGCAAATAACGAGCAGGCACACCTATACTGCATCGCGCTTTTTGGTTCATTACAACGCAATTTAGATATTCgcagaattttttattttttaacggaATCATTGCGCATTTTCCGTGCGAGAAAATGCTCAAACACATATGAATAGCCATAAGAACATATCTAGCCGTCAGTATACCTGTTTCCTATTATCGAATGCATTCGGTGCGTGCAACGCGTGATATTAACACATGAATTTATGTACAAAATAAACGTACTTCACTTTATACAGTGTACTGCTCCACGCAGCATTGTATTCAAGCTTTCCTCTTGATTTTGATGTACTATTGGCATCAGCGACTCCGATTTATCAAAACTGCAATAGAAAACGATACGGACGTTAGCGTGACACAAGCATGGGATCACGATGGAACTAGTCTAGGCGCTGAGCACTTTTCGTCGGAATTAATTGGCCAGTAGATCACCAAGGTGATTACTATGTATTTAACAAGTTTgataaaatagagaaaaaatcgCGATTTTGACCTGATTTTAATACTAAAgctttttcagaaaatcttATAGGGACATTTTCGATTTCGTATTCGATgtaaaaaatctcaaaaactGTTCTCTGGGTtaaaataacataattttttaaatatattctaaatatttgttaaaaacaaattacCTGACCACTTTTGGGCATTCCTGCAGTCTCGAAATTCGTGTTCAGGAGgcaaaaatacatagaaaTAGCCTTGGTGATCTACTGGCCATTCAAGTCCGACGAAAAGTGCTCGGCGCCTAGACTAAACGTTTTCAACGAAAGTTTCTCCCACCGAAAAGTCGTTTGCCGCGTCGCGTCAAAGTATAACTTTGTTAACGAGCCTGTTTGCCGGAACGACGAAATAACAGAGGAGTCAGGTGGAAATCAATTTATCGTCCATAGCGCGCACCTAGCGTCCCGGCTCCGAGTGCGTATACACATTATATTACTGCACATCTCTCGTTATTTGATTAACCGTCtgagaaaattaatttagtGCATCGCGCAGCAGCTCGCTCGGGAAATACGCGACTGATGTAGGTGCAGCTTTCTGCAGCGGGCATACTGGAAGTGACGGCGGCTCCCGCTGGCTTGCCCGTCCTAATTCTGATAAGTAATACCGCGTGCAACGGCACGCTCGCGAAATCGAATGAAACTCGCTTTCCCGCGCGTCTGTGTAGACCGAGGTGGAGAATGTCGGCCGGCATGAGTACGATACTATTGCGAACTTTCTAGGCCAGCCGACATCCCGGAGATCCTCTGGTTCGAGGAGGAGACCGAGCTGATCCGCAGCTGCGGCGCACTGTCCTCGGCGCTGGGCCTCCAGAAGAGCTTCAGCACGTCGGACGTGTCGCAGCTCCCGAGTCCCGAGGGGGCTGCCTGTGGCGCTCCCCGGCTGCGCTCGGCCGTCTCGTCGCACGGCCTCGACCTGGCGCACCGGAACGGACTGCTGCTCGAGCAGGCCCGGCTCGACCACGCCTCGAGGTCCTGCAGCACCTGGGTGGCCGTCGGTGACGTAGCCAGCACCTCCCAGCTGCCCAGCCCTCACGGCGGGGCCAGTCTGCCCCTGCACGCGAACCTGGTCTCGCACTCGCCCATCGTCCCCTTCACCGCGGCAGACCTCGTCAGGTCCGTCAACAAGAAGGTCCGCCAGAACTACATTCGTCGCAGGTAacaatcattttctttttatcgtcttttttctttaataacaCTACCGATACGCGAGTTCCGTTTGGACAACTTTCTCTTTGCCTGCATACTTAGGTGAAATCCTGATGACTCGGTACCTTATTATAACGATAAAACAATCTACCGCAGCTTTTTTCGTAATCATGCATCTGATGAATCTAAAAGTTTTGTATGCATCTTTGACAGAAACGTATTTGAACGCATGCCTGTAAGAAGTATTTTATGAAGAAGACTGAGCTtgaaaatgaattgattgaatttTAAACTCATCATTTTCGAGTAAAGCTGCGGTGACTAAATCGTATCGTCCAAGTGGATAGTGTATGGAGTGAATAGATTTTACACGGAGAGCGAAAAGgggattttcaattttttctataaaatgtTCCCCAGGTTGCTGACGACGTACCGAGCCCTCGAGAGACTATCCCAGAGCGAGTTCAACCTGGACAGGCTGGAGGCAGCGGCGTCGGCCGCGCAGACGAATCCAGGCGCCACGCTGACGGTGCCGGGAGCATCGCTGCCCGGGAGTGGCGCCGCGgccgcggccgccgccgccgccgccgctgtcgGGCTCATACCCGGACGCAAGTCGAACCACGACCACGCGCTCACGGTCAAGGAcgtcgagcgcgagcgcggcaaGCAGCTCTCCAAGTACGAGCGCAACATGATGATCTTCAACTGGCTGCACACCCTCGACGACAGCGTCGACGAGGCGCTGCAGTAGAGGCCGCCGTTCGATCCGTTTTCGCgcgacatatatatatatatatatatatatatatatatatatatatatatatcgtataATTACGATACGGCCATCTGCTCTGCTGTTGTGAAGAATTTTCTTGACCATCGCCTCCGATGCGAGGCGCGCGAAACTGCCTTCTCGACAAGGATACGCAGCAGAGAGAATCGTTATATTTTTCAAGCTGCAGCCATACCCGCGTATACGTTATACCTACTATATTCACACTTCTCAGTGTATGTACGCTAGTTCTTTTGTCAAGGGAATGGTTTTATAATCGATACATCGCTCAAATGAAAGATTAACGGTGCCTAGAAATGCAAGTTACGCAAAACGGAAACTATATTTTAACAGACTCTATAAGATGTATGATGAAATGCGTATGCTATAATCATTAAATTACTCCAAGAATTTCAGTCGTTGTCAAGAAAATTCTTTAACAGTCGCTCAGCGCACTGAGAGAAAAACCGCGAATAGGAAACATTAAGTTTCAAAAATggtaaattttcttttttttagaaattccCATTTTGCGGAATATAGGAGCTGTACAAAATTCGTTTTCCAATGCATCTAAAAAATTGCCATTCCAGATTGTAGAAAATACCACAACAGCAGAGTAAGGATTTCCATACTTGGTTGTAATTAGTccaaaaaaggaaaggaaaaGTCGGGACAAATCTGGAGTGAAAATTTAGAGATTTTTCACACCCTATATAGGATAGCAACTGTtactattcaaattttttctcaaagctacgtggtatttttaatattttgagaCTCGTCTATTACGGAAaactagtaataatatatcCCACTTTATTTATCGTAAGAATTATCATGGTTTTTCTCTCGCGGTGTGCGATACCTATACGAATGTCATTGATCTCCGCATTTTCAGCTCTCGAAAGATTCGAGAATTCGATTTTTGCGAGTCTTGCACAAGAGTGCATTTTCAGCATATGAAAGTTTTTGCTCCTTGTCTCCGCATCGCGGGTATGCTCTTAGCTGCAGCTTTAAAAGGAAGTCTGTTACGCGTTATACGCATCAAATGCATTTATCGAGTTGCGTAAAGAATTATGCCATGGGTACACTATTGTTGACAATGTGTCCCTCGCGATATAAAAACAgatgatattattattagcGTGAGCAAATCAGTTCACAAAATAATACATTGTGCAACAAGTGACCGAAGTCGTGGAGTATTTCTGTGCGTATGGGTTTACCGCCCCAGCAAAACGAATGATCGACTTTTGTCTCGCGTTGCACGAAGAATTTTACTCTCGATTTAATTGAGTAGCCACTTTGTTGACTTGAAAAGTGGATCTCACGCATCCGTTATtaatacaaacaaaatttaaagttgtacatttttttaatttttaaaaatttgtaatatGGAGAAATAAGGCTCTTTACAATGACATATGCAGGAGTAAACTATACTGTATGAGGGAATAATAAACTGCTCATCTAGTCTTaccttttaattaaataaagtgGCTGTTACCGACAAGTCGTGAATAAATATTGAGTATAAAATGTGAAGCGACGTTTTCTAAGAGCGATTAACGGCACCAACATATACTGATTAATACGTTATTTGAAATACTGGCCATTTttgccaaattttattactCATAAAGCTCATAAagccataaaaaatatattttgaaaacgaTAAGTCCAGATTTTCATTTGAAACGATGCACTGGTCGATCGTCCAGttagaaatcaattatgaaCGATCATACTCGATCTTATTATTATCCacttaattttatattttaaagttttagtgtttcaaaatatctattcatcatttttaatgaattataGGAACAAATTTTACGgcaaaattaaagttaaaattttacttcAATGGATATACAATatgatatacatatacaggtatataatAAAGTGATGATTATGGTACAACTTTAATGGCGTTTTGTAaaatgatttccaacaaaagacgtgttttaaaataatagtatAGTTCAAGTAACATTTTTTCCATTCGAGCTATATAtatgatttaattattatctGTATATAGAAAGTATCAATCCATAATTATATATGATTAAAAATGAAGTATTATTACGAAGCCCCTTAAAACGTTTTAATatgatcatttatttaaaactatatTATGTTCTCGATCATccaaatgtatattttttttcaattgacgCTTATATTAAAACAGGCATGATTATgagaaatcaaattttttgacCGCGCTTATGAAGGAGAGCTTAAGAATTTTCCATAACTTATAAcactgcaaaaaaaaagagattaTTTCTCAGCATATACGGTTGACGTCTTATCTGCGCCCATGCTGCACAATtacatattattaatatcatcCTTACACATTCAACTTCATAGGTAATTGAGAATACTTTGTCGCTCCGTAGCGCAGTTCACATTCTTCAACAAAAACCACCACAATTCAACAATTTTCTCGGTAATTAATTCGCAATGTGTTGGGGATTAGTTTCTGTGAGCTGTGCGGCTTTGAGAGGAAAATTTGAACTGCGCTACTCTtagtatacatgtatatgtatgtacatacgtTCGTTAAGCAgtggtttaattattatttttgaagatatatTTCAAAACCTATAAGTATCATAGTTGGAAATATGAATTCTTCTTCTCTGTGATAAACTgcacatttaaaaaaaatcgtataataattattaataattgtttaaacagTAAAAcatcaatattttattttaaaaatgtataatataattgtgaaataaaaatatgaaaaaaaattacacaagTTGATGATTCACTGCAAGCAACAGTCGATATTAAATTAGTATTATTGTTTGCTCGTATAATCATACAAAAATTGATGTTTTTCTGCTGTAAATGTATATAGGCCTGTAAATTCAAGAACAAATTACTTTCATCTAGTTTTTTTATCCAACtgttattttcattattcctAAGCCAAAATTGCACATTTACGATTCACTCATTAACATCAAAGCTCAATTAAAGAAACGATTCATCTATCTATTCATCTGAGTATGTTATTAACATTCATTccatcatatatatatatatatatatatattacttttcatatttatttactctaataataataaattcatagtAAAAAGGCACAGTTTACATGTACAATATAGTGCATAACAGATTCTGGTTTTGGTTTCCTTAATTTAGTTGCACTATGACATACTTACCATatgttttttttacatattcattaataacttattttgattacttattatataaaatacctttaatataaatatattactcAAAGGAAAAACAGATCACAGTTGGAGTGTTTTAAAAGTGTTCTGcataaattgtaatttatctTATATTTGTGATATTTTTATCAGAGAAAAACGTTATCcttcaa is from Nasonia vitripennis strain AsymCx chromosome 1, Nvit_psr_1.1, whole genome shotgun sequence and encodes:
- the LOC100678221 gene encoding uncharacterized protein LOC100678221: MSETEQKQPTVAAPPPTPAVTQVTIQPPVLQVASRMLRSPSHESVTTDLSLFSVSSIASDAKCANRLATFKSYSDVHLSGRGPSPNPDSRLQIQGNRPADIPEILWFEEETELIRSCGALSSALGLQKSFSTSDVSQLPSPEGAACGAPRLRSAVSSHGLDLAHRNGLLLEQARLDHASRSCSTWVAVGDVASTSQLPSPHGGASLPLHANLVSHSPIVPFTAADLVRSVNKKVRQNYIRRRLLTTYRALERLSQSEFNLDRLEAAASAAQTNPGATLTVPGASLPGSGAAAAAAAAAAAVGLIPGRKSNHDHALTVKDVERERGKQLSKYERNMMIFNWLHTLDDSVDEALQ